Proteins encoded by one window of Culicoides brevitarsis isolate CSIRO-B50_1 chromosome 2, AGI_CSIRO_Cbre_v1, whole genome shotgun sequence:
- the LOC134829882 gene encoding mediator of RNA polymerase II transcription subunit 17, translated as MASSVPISVEVPNENQIQEIGYDGTETYQSPLTLSENLSRCAAKIDFSKDKTATELQKIKTEEGIKKEEDSKETQQQPALWPWDSVRNKLKDAFTEVCVLSDVLSIAKEKRYMVLDPVPQETPEVKPIVLVYARKQALIKAGKILSDGAERLRSSQKEQSPKTDFHIDLLRLRQNWRLKKVSNGIIGDLSYRTAGSKFMHSNGMFEVIKADDEDEEGNTSGTPGSSSGLRVNVPSQLQGVAYIKVVTQKDQEDLCTASVNLHGYGANISQQTGVWQKTLEFAQNVLFCKELFNQLAREAVQLQAPIPHVVVGNQIRATLLPGIQLIISLCHSTDPKDPKETAPINDHDHVLEHSLHQLLREVHHKNMHHPFPHPASGPIGPSKKRSLAGPMAFDRYELLEMTKSQTLLEQIIGQAQHIFMRKRTQYVLDTLARDVKDPQITSHWNSMNFPTLSCVKINITSYGFDASRSNLLIHVKERSLKAICKDGRVMNMSYEPQELRDLILCQISHHQIAGLQILAKCMAWQILSNSSNLGIGSVEPLGNASSCLLCSPNGDKMIAVQVRCDPQIDVKVYIAQCPNKDFTPGPILTEEHWAYINVEFQEVQFDKMEGRNFLNKMEYLMAALIAPP; from the exons ATGGCATCTTCCGTGCCTATATCCGTCGAAGTCCCCAACGAGAATCAAATTCAAGAAATCGGCTACGACGGAACCGAAACCTATCAATC tcCCTTAACTTTATCGGAAAACTTGTCCCGATGTGCAGCGAAAATCGACTTTAGCAAGGACAAAACCGCAACAGAGctccaaaaaatcaaaaccgaAGAAGGCATTAAAAAGGAAGAAGATTCAAAGGAAACCCAACAACAACCTGCATTATGGCCATGGGATTCGGTGCGAAACAAACTCAAAGACGCCTTTACCGAAGTCTGCGTTTTGTCGGATGTCCTTTCGATTGCCAAGGAAAAACGTTACATGGTTTTAGATCCGGTGCCGCAAGAAACGCCCGAAGTGAAACCCATTGTGCTCGTCTATGCTCGTAAACAAGCCCTCATTAAGGCAGGAAAAATCTTGTCTGACGGCGCTGAACGACTTCGAAGTTCGCAGAAAGAACAAAGCCCGAAAACGGATTTTCACATCGATTTGCTTCGTTTGCGTCAAAATTGGCGTTTGAAGAAGGTTTCGAACGGGATTATCGGGGATTTGAGTTATCGCACTGCCGGATCGAAATTTATGCATTCAAACGGGATGTTTGAAGTGATAAAAGCGGATGACGAGGATGAAGAGGGAAACACGAGTGGGACTCCGGGATCGTCTTCTGGTTTGCGTGTAAATGTTCCGTCGCAACTGCAGGGTGTCGCTTACATCAAAGTCGTTACGCAAAAAGATCAGGAAGACTTGTGCACGGCATCGGTCAATTTGCATGGGTATGGCGCGAATATCAGTCAACAAACGGGCGTTTGGCAAAAAACCTTGGAATTTGCGCAAAATGTGCTTTTTTGCAAGGaactttttaatcaacttGCACGAGAAGCGGTCCAACTTCAAGCTCCCATTCCTCATGTCGTCGTTGGAAATCAAATCCGAGCAACTCTTTTGCCCGGGATTCAGTTAATTATCAGTTTGTGTCACTCCACAGACCCAAAAGACCCGAAAGAAACGGCTCCCATTAACGATCACGATCACGTGCTCGAACATTCGTTGCATCAACTCCTCCGTGAAGTGCATCACAAAAATATGCATCATCCGTTCCCGCATCCGGCAAGTGGTCCCATTGGTCCGTCGAAGAAACGAAGTCTTGCTGGTCCCATGGCGTTCGATCGTTACGAATTACTCGAAATGACGAAATCCCAAACCCTGCTGGAACAAATTATCGGACAAGCGCAACACATTTTCATGCGGAAACGAACGCAATATGTCCTCGATACGCTCGCGCGTGACGTCAAAGATCCCCAAATCACGTCGCATTGGAATTCGATGAACTTTCCGACACTTTCGTGCGTTAAAATCAACATTACCTCGTACGGGTTCGATGCGAGTCGCTCAAATTTGCTGATTCACGTGAAAGAACGTTCTCTGAAGGCGATTTGCAAAGATGGGCGCGTCATGAATATGTCGTATGAGCCACAAGAGTTACGGGACTTGATTTTGTGTCAAATTAGTCATCATCAAATCGCGGGATTGCAAATTTTGGCGAAATGTATGGCATGGCAGATTTTGTCGAATAGCAGCAATCTCGGCATTGGGTCTGTTGAACCGCTCGGAAATGCCAGCAGTTGTTTGTTGTGCTCGCCAAATGGAGATAAAATGATTGCCGTGCAAGTGAGATGCGATCCGCAAATTGATGTGAAAGTTTATATCGCACAATGCCCGAATAAGGATTTCACGCCGGGTCCAATACTGACGGAAGAGCATTGGGCTTATATTAATGTCGAGTTTCAAgag gttcaaTTTGATAAGATGgaaggaagaaattttttgaataaaatggaaTATTTGATGGCAGCTCTAATTGCGCCTCCTTAg
- the LOC134829884 gene encoding protein phosphatase 1 regulatory subunit 7, giving the protein MKTNRISRQAAKSESYRRKMSDTNLTDDAKAENLSRDTTEESSAVVPAQNGNTEEANQVIVKMEDVLTIDPEATEVDLNHGRIGKIENLEPLVNLERLYLRWNMITKIENLDHLTKLQELELYDNQITELENLENLRSLEWLDMSFNRITQLKGLDTLTNLKKFFICSNKISQIENLSSLTNLTLLELGDNKLREIKNLDALTNLTQLYLGKNKITKIQNLDKLVNLTCLSLQANRITKIENLDKLVNLTELYLSENGITVIENLDNNKQLEILDVAKNQIKTIENVSHLECLEDFWANHNAISDWDSVAVLSANKKLATVYLEHNPIYNDVQYRAKVKRAIPSLTKIDATLCK; this is encoded by the coding sequence ATGAAAACAAATCGAATTTCACGACAAGCCGCAAAAAGTGAATCATATCGAAGAAAAATGTCTGATACAAATCTCACAGACGACGCCAAGGCTGAAAATCTCTCGCGAGACACCACAGAAGAGTCCTCAGCTGTTGTACCTGCTCAAAATGGCAACACAGAAGAGGCCAATCAAGTTATCGTCAAAATGGAAGATGTACTCACCATTGATCCTGAAGCGACGGAAGTTGATCTCAACCATGGGCGCAtcggaaaaatcgaaaatttggaGCCTCTCGTCAATTTAGAAAGACTTTACCTGCGTTGGAACATGATcacgaaaattgaaaacttggATCATCTCACAAAGTTGCAGGAGCTCGAGTTGTACGACAACCAAATCACAGAGCTGGAAAATTTGGAGAATCTACGGAGCTTGGAATGGCTCGATATGAGTTTCAATCGCATCACGCAACTGAAAGGACTTGatactttgacaaatttgaagaaatttttcatttgttcgAACAAAATATCGCAAATTGAGAATTTATCGTCGCTCACGAACTTGACGTTGCTCGAGTTGGGCGACAATAAGTtgcgagaaattaaaaatcttgatgCTTTAACGAATTTAACGCAACTCTACTTGGGCAagaacaaaataacaaaaatccaaaatttggaCAAACTCGTGAATTTGACGTGTTTGAGCCTCCAAGCGAATCgaatcacaaaaattgaaaatttggacaAATTAGTGAACCTTACGGAACTCTATTTGTCCGAAAATGGCATCACCGTGATCGAAAATCTCGATAATAACAAGCAACTCGAGATTCTCGACGTTGCCAAGAACCAAATCAAAACAATCGAGAATGTCAGTCATTTGGAGTGTCTTGAAGATTTTTGGGCAAATCACAATGCAATCAGCGATTGGGACAGCGTCGCAGTATTGAGTGCCAACAAAAAATTGGCCACTGTCTATTTGGAGCACAATCCCATCTACAACGACGTTCAGTATCGTGCGAAGGTCAAGCGAGCAATTCCCTCGTTGACCAAAATCGATGCCACGCTATGCAAATAA
- the LOC134829887 gene encoding transmembrane protein 53-like translates to MSAQKIDDTIEEDSLEFYIKFPSSDKTMQENAYSYATTAEVTSVAARNQLARASDVDDVDLVFDERGNTPIVLLLGWAGCQDKYLQKYSKIYEDRGLITIRYTAPISKLFWRRSEMSVIGEKILKLIYDMNFDSHPIIFHVFSNGGAYLYQHISYSIRNSHQPVQIRGMIFDSAPGDRRFMGLYRALRVILGKDKPCGHVRSAIVSVVLICLWIVEDSYRCFKRLFYPGVEIQGSNPLYTLMNEDTYYPQLFLYSKEDDIIPYYDVEKFAKHREERGVPVRKVCFPNSPHVKHFTVHPQYYIATICKFINECLSSAYDGCTKILSKVD, encoded by the exons ATGTCTGCTCAAAAAATCGACGATACGATAGAGGAAGATTCGTTGGAGTTTTATATCAAGTTTCCGTCGAGTGACAAGACAATGCAGGAGAATGCCTATTCGTATGCAACGACGGCGGAAGTTACTTCGGTCGCTGCGAGAAATCAGCTGGCACGCGCCAGCGATGTCGATGACGTGGATTTAGTGTTTGACGAACGTGGAAATACGCCAATTGTGCTTTTGCTTGGATGGGCAGGATGTCAGGACAAATATTTGCAGAAATATTCCAAGATTTACGAGGATCGAGG attaatAACAATTCGTTACACCGCTCCCATTTCAAAGTTATTTTGGCGCCGTTCCGAGATGTCCGTTATCggcgaaaaaattctaaagttgatttatgACATGAATTTCGACAGTCATCCGAtaatatttcatgttttttccaATGGCGGTGCCTATTTGTATCAACATATTTCGTATTCTATCCGGAATTCGCATCAACCCGTGCAAATACGCGGCATGATATTTGACTCGGCGCCCGGAGATCGGAGATTTATGGGACTTTATCGTGCATTGAGAGTCATTTTGGGCAAAGATAAGCCTTGTGGGCATGTAAGATCGGCAATTGTGAGTGTCGTGTTGATTTGTTTGTGGATTGTCGAAGACTCGTATCGATGTTTTAAGCGTCTTTTTTATCCGGGAGTCGAAATACAGGGATCTAATCCGTTGTATACGTTAATGAACGAAGATACTTACTATCcgcaattatttttgtattcgaAGGAGGATGATATCATTCCATATTAT gaCGTCGAAAAATTTGCCAAGCACCGCGAGGAACGCGGCGTACCCGTACGAAAAGTTTGTTTCCCCAATTCTCCCCACGTGAAACATTTCACCGTGCATCCGCAGTATTACATTGCCACaatttgcaaatttatcaATGAATGTTTATCCTCTGCCTACGACGGATGCaccaaaattttaagcaaagtaGATTAA